From the Drosophila willistoni isolate 14030-0811.24 chromosome 2L unlocalized genomic scaffold, UCI_dwil_1.1 Seg168, whole genome shotgun sequence genome, the window GGCAAATTATTTCCATAATTAAAACGTGCCTGGAATTTACCATCAATAGATCATCTTTCTCTGACAAAACCCTTAACGGAACAGATTTGTAGAGCTCTACGGAACTTGGCCccaagagagaaagagagagagaaaaagataGACGATGTCTGCATACCCTTACGAAACCGACAGAAGATTCTATAAACGATTTAATAGTCCCTAATGTGTAAACCTTCAAATTATGACGGAAAACGAGTACCCCCGCTTGGTAGGAAGggtatcaaaagaaaaatataaaaaagaattataCGCAAATCACGTAGAAATCAGGGAGAGACAGACCGAAAGAGACATGACGCTCTGTCGCTTGGCATGGGCATGTCACCTGTTGACATCGTCgctcttcatcttcatctctTTGGCGGTATGGTTCCGATCtgatgtatgtgtgttttggTCTTCAGTTACTCATCGCGCCCGCTCGTTATTTTATTGCGAGAAGTACCGCGAAGCTTATCTAAGTGCGCCCATCGGTAATGGAGACGAAGCCAAAAGTGTGAGGCGAGAACTATAAAAGAGCTGACATCTGCTTGGCCAGGCATCAGTCGCCAAATTCACCAGTTACCAAATAGAACCAGCACCCATCCAGGGAAAAAAGGATAAACTCAACAAAATGTACAAGTTCGTTTGCCTCGTCTCCTCAGCCCTGCTGCTTGTCAGCTGTGCCCTGGCCCGGCCGCAGGATCAGCGGGCAGCAGCTCCAACTACAACCACAACACCGGCTTCAATTATCAAACAGGAAAATGTGAACAATGCCGATGGAACATTCAATAGCAGGTAAGCTAGACGGGGAACCCCGGAATGACCAATTTATTCATCCGTCCTCGGTCGTCCGTTTCTCCAGCTACGAAACCTCGAATGGCATTCGAGTTGAAAATATTGGAACATTGAAGAAGATCACCATACCGAGGAGTGAAGATGCCAATGGACAGGTCATTGAAGAACACGAAGCGGTAATTTTGGTCCAGACTGGCTCCTACAGCTACAATGATCCCGATGGAAACGTGATAAGTGTACAATACGTTGCCGATGAGAATGGCTTCCAGCCTCAAGGTGATCACTTGCCAGTGGCTCCTCAATAGAACAACTCCCCCAAGCTACCTACACTTACCTACCTAAATTGAAACTCAGCTACTACTCATCTTTCGCTTCAAAAAAGTATTACGCACTGCCtggaatgccaaaaacaagaaacCAACGCGAGAAAACATCATTTTAATTTCCATAAATCTGTAGGTTTAAGTAAATTTATCAAATTACACCTATTGCACACCCGATGAGCAAACGAAatcgaaaataaataaatattaaacgCAACTACACCTTCTGATGCAATTTCCCAGCCTCGCGTGGCCTATAATATTACCAATGACAAAAGTGATGCCCTTCACGCCAGTGAGCTCATAATCTCATATGCGTAACCACATCGCAATGGCATTGTGTGGATACCGATCTGTGGTCATTGAAGTGCACTCGGAGTGTGAATCAACTTCTCTTTGCTTGACTTAACCACAAACATTTCCATTCAACTGTTTGCTCAATCTAAGATTTACCCACATGTAAATGGGCCAATCGATTACTCTCACAATTAAACGGCCATTAGACAAAAAAGCTTTTCAGCCATCGCCAGTGGAATCGTTTTGGATTATGTACTTACCTAATTAGTCGACCCTAAGAGTTGGAGACATGTTGTTATTTAGCTTACGCTTCATCGTTTTGGCCAGCATCTGGCAGCTGCACTTAACGGCACAACTAATACCTGTAAGACGATCAAGCAAAGCTGTAATCCGAGCGTTACTTTAAACAAAACACCTTTCAGCACATGGGATATTTTATAGAGATTCATCAAATGGATTGTGAGTCCAATCAAAGTTATATAAACAACTTTGTTTGCAAAGTTTCGGTTCCACGAAATCGAAGTCTTGATGCCTCACTCCGAATTGTGCAAAAGCTAAACGTCTTAACTGGATCCCTTAAGGTGTCTATTCCCAATTCGAAAAAGGTCTTTACAAAAATCTTTGACTTGACCTTCGACTTGTGCAAGACCCTGCGAGAACGCAAGCGAAAGGCATTGCTAGATCTGTTGGTAAAAAGCTTAAATCGTGGCTCAAATGCCATAATAAGATGTCCTTTTGGCAACGTATGTATGAATCCATCGAAAACTTCATTTTGTTTATCCCATTGTCCCATCGCTCTCATTGCAGGGTaattatttttccaaaaacatTACAGCTGGCGACTCGTTGCCTCCACTGTTAACTGAAACCGATTTCTTAGTTCATTTTGATGTGTTTATACCGAAACTGGCTCATGTGGCAAATGTGACAGTTTTGGGCCGATTGTTTGATATCTCAAAGGAGCAGGCCAGAAAGAAGAAGTTTCTGTAGAAACTAATTTCTTAATGCATTCCCTACATTTCGtgttgtttaaatttattcaaaatataaatatatgagTTCAAGATGGCTATAACTAATCAGCGAAGTCTCTAGATCTTTTTAACTCCGGGGCAAAACTTTACGGCTGTATtgtgttcatttttttttaaataattaatttattagaATTACAGATGGCGAAATGAAGTAGGTAAGTCGTCTcaccgacttgggtataccatgcaccaagtgaacaaatatttcaaatttcgaaaaccaaatgtatgtaagTTTGTAAAATTTCGTTTGGAGGGCAAATCCTGGCAAGAAATCGGACGATTGGCAATATCAAAGTCCCGATGTGGACGTCCTTCCTTGCTGACAGACATGGAGAAGAAGCGAGTTGTTCAGCTGGTGGCTTCAAATCCAAGGATTTCTGTCCACCAAGGAAGTCTTGAAGTTGCGGAACGCTTCAACAAAACAGTGTCCGATAAAACTGTTCGCCGCATTTGGAAGGAGGCGGAGAATAATGGAAGAGATGCCCATAGGAAGCCCCATATTtcaaaggcaaacaaaataaagcgTATGGACTTTGCCCATCAGCACACGTCCAAGCCGAATAGCTTCTGCAACAAAGTCATATTTTCGGATGAGAGCAAGTTTTGTATATTTGGCATTAAGGGGAAGAAATTGATATGGAGAAAAAGATGAGCAGCCttcgaaaaagaaaatttggtTCCAACAGTGAAACATGGAGAAGGAGCAGTAATATTTTAGCGGTGTATGGCGGCTAGTGGTGTTGGAAACTTAACATTTATTGAGTCTACCATGGATCACAAAGACTACAAAGGCCCTTTTTTAGCAGAATTTGAAGCAGAGTGCCGAAAAATTATAGATTGCAGATGATTTTTACTTTCAGCAAGATAATGATCCGAAGCACACAGCTCATAACGTGAAGCTATGGCTCCTCTACAACGTCAAAAAACAGTTGCCTACGCCATATCAATCACCCGACTTGAATCCAGGAGAGCAGGATGTGGCATCAAACTATTACCTCAAAAACAATGCTAAAGGAGGTTATTATAGAGGAATGGAGCAAAATAACCACAGACGATAACGGCAAGCTTGTAGTTTCGATGCCTAGACGTCTGGCGGAGATGCTAAAGCAAAAAGGCTATCCAACCAGATATTAAtacaaaatattatatattttttggtcCTTTTTTATGTACGCAGACTTTTGGAAAgtctttttttgttatgttttttttctaatgGTTATATTAtgctttagttttttgttttgatgaATGAAATGATATAAAAtgatattaataataaaaaaaaaatatatttgttaaaaaataattCCACTAGCCTAGGGCCAACTCCGCCCTTACGGACCACCTAGTAAAACACTCTTATACCGATATTATTTGGTAGGTTGGTAGATATTAATAGGGCTAATTAGTATGCTGAAATTGGGTTTGATCGAGGATCTGGATCGGGATTGAGACGGggattcaatttttttttagattatGAAAGCGAAAGTGGGTGACATTTTGGACAGAAAACTAAATCCCACTCCACCATGGTCAAGCAGTTTGTAATGGCAAAAACTGGAAAAATGGTTGGTTGCTCGCACCTAGAAACAAACTATCATTACACAACAAAGTGTCAATTTAAAAAGCCATACTAAGCCCCATATGGAAATATGCAGTCCAAATTTATGGAATTGCAGctacaacaaatttaaagaagATTAATGTGATACAATCAAGTATTAGTAGTATATCCAACGTACCTTGGTATATTCGAAACAAGGATATCAAAAGGGATCTGAACTTCCCTATGAAGCAATATGCAGCAAACTATCTGCAACGCCTCGGTGGTCACCCAAATATTCTAGCCAGACTCTGTCTTACTGACAGACCAAGGAAGAGAAGACTGAAGCGATACCACCCAAAATGTCCCTAATAGGTCCACGAGTAATCAAATCAACCGTCTTGTAAATTTGGTAATGTAATATTATTTCAACGTATGAAAATATCTACTGTGATCTATTATTGTTTCCCTTTAATGAAAAGCTAGGTTAAGTTGTTAGTTAAGTTGTAACTAATGAGTGCGCCGAATTTGATATCGATAATCAAAAATTGCGACAGGCAATcggtttttcaaaattatggAGGAGGTGAAAGTGGACGTGGCAAAATCTATTAATTATAATCGGCCCGCATAGTAAACGAGTCGAATTTGGTGACTAACTTTGTTGGCTTTCGAGataatcatttttatttactttgcATGTGCAAACGTGGGCcagcatacatatatatataccaaagTTAGTGTTAATGTTTTTAATGTtcttaagaaaatcagttttatgtaaattctgggtgCGTAAGGAGTTGTGGccaaaattgaaatgaactctatatatttacatactacacgagtctacataccaaatttatttgcaaagtaaataaaactggaccctatttcgggtcctgcgaatcgaactgcatcattagatttttaagttatcacgatggtttcatacaaaattttttgcggtagtttttcatcaaagttgccatttgcatatatgtatattcattttttcaCAAACTTTCTTCAGCaaagtttctttattttttataccatgcacacATAGGgtgtcgccaaaatgtatgtaacaggcagaacgAAGCGTTTCCGGCCCCataaagtgtatatattcttgaccaGGATcgacaaccgagtcgatctagccatgtccgtctgtccgtccgtttgtccgtctgtatgaacaaaATTGTTCCAacattttgccacgcccacttccgccccagaatttacataaaactgtttttcttaaaaagtatgaaagctaccgactttaaatttggtatgtaaactAGCCTAATAGaagcgcagatattgactatttaaaaattttgccacgcccgtttccgcccccgcaaattaaacaaaactgattttctcgtaAACttacaaagctaaagtcaccaaatttagtatgtatgctggcttagtatgcgcgcagactatatatattttaatatgttgccacgctcACTTcggcctccataatttagaaaaaaccgattggctcttgcaattttttgaccatcgcaatcaaatttggcagactaattaatcttgtctatttctaccaaactaccaacttttattgaaatcggactagaaacatgcaaaatatgcgtatgaacgtactTTGCTActcgatccataagggcagaattggccgttggctagtggcggcgctagagtgctcgtgtttttgtttcacctggtgtatggtatacccaagtcggcgagtcgactaacttacttaatttttttccGTCATGACAGTTAAGCtttcatttcataattttatttttttgtatcacAAATGTATTAccatatataattatatattttctactTAATCGCGACATCTATGAACACAATTCGAATTGTATCAACCAGAAATAATAGTGCAGTTGATAACACTTGCTCCTTGTAAATTCGACACTTACAGAATCTATCCATAatacatcgaagcaaaaaagtcacagcttagactgaaagcgagtagcctacattgggtcatcaatataaatataaagtcctcctatacaactccgtactgaaacccatctggacttacggagccgtactatggggaaatgcaagtaccagcaatgtcgatattatacaaagagtcgaagattttaagatcaatcacgggggacCCGTGGTACATAcggaacgacaacattcaaaatgatctaaatatacctagcgtaaaatctgaaataggtagtcaacaactaaagttgtctgcgaaactggatgcacacccaaatgttcttgccaattcccttacgcgaactaataatagaactcgtcttaaaagaaatgacagaccaacccaataacaagtgattagggccgcctgcaatatccccaggatttatcttaagtactagactaattgtaagaaaaatatctcaaacttgttgttaggctctaatttaagagtagattcaacaaatatatattaaacgtcaaagaaaaaaaaaggtcaaCTTCACGATTTggacaaatgttttttatattgtcTTCCAAAGAGGGATCCAATTTTTCTTTACTTACGACGGCCCATTTATCAGTATTAAGACCTTTGCTCTGCTTTTCAAGCAGCTCGatcatttttattaaaaaatggaCCAAATTTTTGTAAAGCAGAAATCATCCGGATCTGGATGGATCTTGGCCGACTATTCCATAACGACTTTAATGACCTAGTGACACGAAAgaaatcatttataaatgcctattataccaTCGATAGTCTGCCACCAGACATTTCATTAGGGTAGTAATTCGAGAACTGTTTTTTTGGCATGTGGCAAAGTGTGTTCAAAACTAAAATCCCAAGTTGCAAAGAGGATGGCGATGTGGTTCCCTCTCCAAACATGGAGCATGGCCAAGGTAATTGTTCCAGGTCTTTGGAGGATTGGTGAactaataacaaaataaatctGATTTAATGGAACATTTGAAACTGATCCACCCGTTTGTCGCAATTGTAAAAATATACCGCAACACTGCACAAATTTGTTCAACAAAATACACACTATTGCCAAGCATCGCCCAGGAAACAAGGATGTGAGAAAACAGTATCCCCTTTGATCATGATCGCCCATAAATTAAATGTTGTTGTGAAACTCGTTATGCCAGACAAAACTGTAAAGCAAATATGAGTCAGCGTTGAACGCAGTTTTACTCGGACTTTAGAACcaaattaaaagaattaaTCTGAAAATCTTCAACAATTATTTGAATTCGAGTGACAAATTTGTGGTGTTTTTAGATTATTCACGTATGCACACTTTGCTGATCAAAtaataagtgaaatatttattgaagaaaaaaattacatGTCATTTTGACCCAGCAGGTGTTGAGAACACCAAAAGATGAAAGCTCTTCAAACCGATCGGCCAGGCGGACAAATTGCAAACGTGCGGCTCCTCGAATTTTTACGACTGGTCACACTTTCATGTCTTTGTGATTAAAGAAAAACCCAGAACATTGTTGTATGGGAGATATTTGGATTCCAATCAGAAGTGGGTCAAATGGGGATGTCCATATTACACTCGGCCTCCACTCCAAACACGCCCACACCTGGAAATCAGAAGACAAGGATGAATCCGGGACTCCTGTTTGACGAAATCTCTTTTCTTTCTCCGCCTGCCGTACGCAAAGCCTGGCGAACCTGAAAGCAGCACATGGTACCTAGAAATGTTAGCTGAATGTTAATTAACAGCCAATGTAAATGGATGCCGATACCTAACTATCGCATACATGTCGACATAATTTCGCGCGTTTtgaaacgacatatctccgcgcaGATCGCCGTTAAAAATGCCACATATCTCCGCCAGAAAAATGTACTGGGCGGAAATACATATGTCGTCGGAGATATGTCGCTATGCCGTAGATACAACACTTAACATAACTCGATAAAAACGATAACAATTCAATACAACGATAAACTCTGAAAAACATATGAAAATTAACTCGCTCTAaacataaaatattgaaattgcACAAGCAAACCTCAATACACAAATGAATGCCCAATAACACCCTAAAACTTATTCTAACAACAAAGAATGAAAATTCATTCTAATTGAAAATCCAGCAAAGGTAAACGCGGACGACCACGTCGTACAGTAAGTTTAGTCATAGACCCCCGGAAGAGACAAGCTTCTCAGGATGACACGGATGACACTTGTCCTCCAACCAAGCGTTGTAAATATACTGAGCAATCATGCCAAACAATCGAGAGTTCCTTCAATGGTAAGCAAGGGCAAGaggataataattttaatgggaactaattttgtttttcatccTTGCaggcaaaaataataaatataaaccaCGGAGTTTATATCAAAACTTGCTTAAGTTATTGTGTTCTATTGCTACGCTGAGGCTGTGGCCGAGAGCCGCTTTCACTTCTGGAACGGAGTCTGTGACTACCTCAGCTACATCAGCCGAAACAAGCTCATTTTGTTCAAAGAGCTCTTCCGGGTTCTCGTTGATCCATACCTTTGGCGGTATTACTGCAGTTGATGGATTAATCAAAGATTAATTAATCACAATCAAAACAGCATCCACCAAGGGAACAAGATCGTTTTCTCCAATCTGCGAATGAAAGGcatttgtaaaaattttgcataCCTACCTTGTGGACACCGACTCACCTGTTCGACGTTGTCATCAGCAGGGCATTGTACCATTATCTGAGATGGAGCAACCTCCTCGTTAGGGTTAGCCTCGCGACCGGTATCCTCTTGCTTAATAGTCATTATGTCTCTTTTGTGGTGTTAAGAACGATGCCACACACACTCAGCCGTTGTGGTCCTTAAACAAAATGGAGTATTGCCGAGTTGGATAACTTGCAAACAAGTCTCGACTTTTGGCCACGCAACTCTAACTGAAATTTTGCTCGTTAAGCCATTTTGGAATAGGTATTCCGCATGGCTGTCTACGCTGCGGACGAAGCTTCAAGTCGGCAAAGAAAGTGCAGGAGCCCTATTAAGAGTACTACGACGTGACAAGGACTGTACACATGTGCGCGAAGTGTATGGTCTACTGAGCGGCACTTTCATAAGCATTCGCCGTACCCAAACCGCCCACTGTTGTCCCTTATCCGGCAAAAAACGGGCAGCGATCGCTGGggatttattaaaataaaatttattttgaaattttgtgttttcatcGGAACACTTTAAAATCGACGTCGAGTCTGCTTTCACTTTATCTGTTGATAGgagcaaaaagaagaaactcCCAACTCAATGTATAAAGGGGCACAACTATTATTTAAAGCGATTGAAAATTGAAAGACATGTGTTCCATTGTGTGACGCGAAAAAGAATGACAATCAACGCGACTCAATCTTTCTGACCATGACAAAGTAACATACAGTGGTTCTGTCGGCAAGAGACAATCACTTAACGTATGCTTGCAACAAGTGCGAGTGAAAGGAACATAGTATACTGAGTGTCCTATTGAGTGCGAGTGAGACGGTGATGTGATTGCTCTTGTCAGCAAGCAAACGTGCACTTCGGGAAGCTTCGGTTTCtcacttttattttcgtttaCCGTTGCATGAGCGTGTCTGCCTCTCGCTCTCTTTATGAGCATGGAATGAAAAAATACAGAACATACGATACACACGGTGACTCTAAAAGAGCGGTCGTCACCCATACAGTCACAAATAAGGCTTTTGCATACATGTGTATGCAGCAACACACACGAAGTGTGCGGTCTGCTGCTCTGTTCATTTCGACCAATGACGTATAAGggagcaagcagcgctgccagcagaaccgatttatattgtcTGTAagttgtgttctatttatccgatcggattgaaattttggaatctgatgttttatatctaatACTATCACATTAGTGCGATACTCCAACTGCTTCGCCTACTTTTCGTAcataactatatgatatagtgtgccgatcctaaagattttcatacttatctGCCCCaggtaataaaaagcacagaaaaaaatttcacCCCGATAGCTcctaagatggctgagtaaaacgcaccgacggacatggctatatcaactcagcttctcatgctgatcaagaatatatatactttatggggtcggaaacgttctgtgcgttacaaacatctgaccaattttataataacctctgtaagggtataaaaagataaCGCGAGTGAATTAactggcaaacaaaaaaaacaataaaagacGGATAGAGTCTATCTCTTTCAGTTTCGCTATACGGCCTTTCCCATCTCTTTTGCATGTCAATTGGATGTGTGCACGCACACATA encodes:
- the LOC6652132 gene encoding endocuticle structural glycoprotein SgAbd-4 → MYKFVCLVSSALLLVSCALARPQDQRAAAPTTTTTPASIIKQENVNNADGTFNSSYETSNGIRVENIGTLKKITIPRSEDANGQVIEEHEAVILVQTGSYSYNDPDGNVISVQYVADENGFQPQGDHLPVAPQ
- the LOC6652131 gene encoding uncharacterized protein LOC6652131 is translated as MLLFSLRFIVLASIWQLHLTAQLIPHMGYFIEIHQMDCESNQSYINNFVCKVSVPRNRSLDASLRIVQKLNVLTGSLKVSIPNSKKVFTKIFDLTFDLCKTLRERKRKALLDLLVKSLNRGSNAIIRCPFGNGNYFSKNITAGDSLPPLLTETDFLVHFDVFIPKLAHVANVTVLGRLFDISKEQARKKKFL